The Bacteroidia bacterium genomic interval AATCTGGATTTGGTTACCCTAATTTGATATGCTTCTTTTTATTTTTTACCCTATCCTTTTAATTTATTTCAACAATTTGATGTTAATATTGCTTTTATCCTTTTTATATTTGCGGAAATTTATCCCGTTTATAGTATAAATATTATAAAAAAGCACTAAAGTAAATTTCTATCAAATAAATGACAAAAAAAATATTACTAATAAATATGTAAAAAAATGATTATAGTTATTTGGTTATTAATAGCAATTTTTTTTATTTTATTTGTATTTTTTAAAAATAAAATGAGTATTTCAACTAAAGGTTGGTCCATTGTTGGTTTCTTTATATTTTTAATGATTTTTATTAAAACTGTTGTTAACACCTTTACTTATATAGGTTATAATTTTTTTTTCTTTCTTGATAACTTGTTTGCAATTTCAACATTTAATCCCGTTGTCGTCTGGGGTATATTTGGATTATTTATTGGTAGTATTATAGGTGTGATTATTGCAATTAAAAAATTTCAACTTTCAAAAACATTGATCTTATTTCCAGTTGGTTTTGTTGTTATATTGATTACAATTATGGGTTTTGTAAATAGTCCATTGCAACATTCGGGTACTTATATCCCGCCTAATATTGTAAAAACAGAGAAGCCTTCCATTGAAAGATTTTTTTATGTATCAAATATTGATGCTAATGTTCGTTCTGGCCCATCAGTCAGCAATTCAAAACTTTTCGTATTAAAAAAAGGGAGTGAAGTTGAAGTAATTCAAAAAGGGTTTTATGACTCGCGAAATGTAGAGTGGTTCAAAATAAAATACAATTATCAGCAAGGATATATGAGTTCCAAACTTCTAAATTATTCACGTTCTCAAAATTAAGTTGAGTATTGGCATTTTAGGTGTAAAATAAAATATTTTGCTATCATTCAAAATCTGTGTATCTTTGCTGTTATTAATCAATAAAATTATTTTTTATGGTAAAAATAGTTAGAAAATACCGTGCAAAAGACGTTGAATTGCTCACAGTCGGTGAATCCATCGTTGACCATGCAATTGAGCATAAAGATTTTTTAATTTCAAAACGTCCCTCATGGGCAGACCCGTTTTTGCCCGATCTAAAAACCAGTATCGAAACCGCTTTTTCCGACCATTTGGGTATAGACAATGCAAAGGAAATGCGTGAGGCCACGCAGGTTGTCAACAACCTTCAGAAAACAGCCTTGACATTTCTTGCCGAATTTAAGGTACAGGTAGAAGAAGACTTTAAGAAAAATAAAACCCGCAGGGCTGAAATATTGAATCAATTAGGTTTCACTACGTATCTAAAAGGAGCGCAGCACGGCAGCCACGAAGAACTTGTTAATTTGCTATATCAGTTCAAAACCAATATGAAACCTGCTTTGAAAACCGAAATCACAACAGCAGGTACAGCCCCGGCAGAAATTGATGCAATCATTGCGCAAACCCAGATATTGAAAGATTCGGGCATTACTCAGGAAACCCTTAAAGGAGAAAGAAAAGAATTAACTCAGGAAGCCATCAGGGAATTTAACGATATTTACGATCAGGTAATAAGCATAGCAAAAATAGCAGCCAAATTTTTCAAACAAGATAAAGCTGTAAAAGATGAATTTTCATTCTCAAAAGCCATCAAAGCGATATCAGGCGAAGGCTCTGGCGATTCCAAAAATCCCGCTACACCGGCGCCCCCTGCTAAATAATTGATAATGGATACAAAAAAACAAATAGAATACTGGTTGAATACAGCAGAAGATGACTTGGGAACAGCCGAATTATTAATCAACAATAATAAAATATTGTTTGGGCTGTTTCTATGTCATTTATGTATTGAAAAAAGCATTAAGGCACATGTTGTCAGGTGTACTGAAAATGTACCGCC includes:
- a CDS encoding SH3 domain-containing protein — protein: MSISTKGWSIVGFFIFLMIFIKTVVNTFTYIGYNFFFFLDNLFAISTFNPVVVWGIFGLFIGSIIGVIIAIKKFQLSKTLILFPVGFVVILITIMGFVNSPLQHSGTYIPPNIVKTEKPSIERFFYVSNIDANVRSGPSVSNSKLFVLKKGSEVEVIQKGFYDSRNVEWFKIKYNYQQGYMSSKLLNYSRSQN